TTCCAAAACTATGGGTTACGAGATTGCGGAGGAGCTAGGCTGGCGCTTCCCCCAGCACGTGGTCTGTCCCATGGCGGGCGGTGCCTTGATCGGCAAGATTTACAAAGCCTTCAGCGAGTTGCACCAGCTTGGCCTGGTCGAGACTCCCCTGACCACCCGTATGTACGGGGCGCAAGCCAGCGGCTGCAATCCCATCAGCGAATGCGTCAAATCCGGCCGGGAACGGCACAAGCCTATCCGCAAGCCCAACACCATCTGCAAGAGTCTGGCCATCGGCGATCCGGCGGACGGCTACTTCGCAGCCCGGCTCATCCGCCAAACCGGAGGCTGGGCGGAAGATGTCACGGATGAAGAGATCGTGGACGGGATGTTACTTTTGGCCCGCACTGAGGGCATCTTCGCGGAAACGGCGGGCGGCGTCACCGTCGCGGTGGCTCGGAAACTGATCGAACAGGGGCGCATCCCCCGCGACGAGGACATCGTACTGTGCATCACGGGCAACGGCCTGAAAACGCAGGATGCTGTCTTCGACGCCATCGAAACGCCGGCCGTCATCGCACCCACTCTGGCTGCCTTCGAGGAGTATGCCGGCTTGCGCGCTCCGGCTCCCTCGACAGTCCCAGCTTTAGTTTGAACCTGCCACCTTTTTTCCAACGCTGGACAGCGAGAGGCCATCCCCAAATTGTCCC
This portion of the Thermogemmata fonticola genome encodes:
- the thrC gene encoding threonine synthase, producing the protein MVCRVCGKRYPVSPINFCTDDFGPLEVDYHYEEVQKVLRREVIARRSWNMWRYRELLPLDGEPTVGHAVGGTPLLKAQRLGEALGVRHLWIKNDAVNFPTLSFKDRVVAVALSKAREFGMATVGCASTGNLANSVAAQAAAAGLETFILVPADLERTKILGTAVYGAKVIGLKGTYDEVNRVCTQIALKYGWGFVNVNLRPFYAEGSKTMGYEIAEELGWRFPQHVVCPMAGGALIGKIYKAFSELHQLGLVETPLTTRMYGAQASGCNPISECVKSGRERHKPIRKPNTICKSLAIGDPADGYFAARLIRQTGGWAEDVTDEEIVDGMLLLARTEGIFAETAGGVTVAVARKLIEQGRIPRDEDIVLCITGNGLKTQDAVFDAIETPAVIAPTLAAFEEYAGLRAPAPSTVPALV